One stretch of Oncorhynchus clarkii lewisi isolate Uvic-CL-2024 chromosome 3, UVic_Ocla_1.0, whole genome shotgun sequence DNA includes these proteins:
- the LOC139392615 gene encoding protein rapunzel-like — MAGQLQKIVAEKKNVVETVMEVFEQGAEVVASIAGDLFPVFAIAAPIVKLALDNVESKEAAFMKEQFQKVRERLEVVSEEMQRINEEIKKSGADAAYFSVEENISNQFRKYMDILNAKPKFREVKKKLFMEHFVKTGGDKNLHTLYSAVTGDNFSGESVLEITLNYEEKSRRAMEDFCARLKKLFCIGLIALMGYTALKDCDDEEKLLQDWGEKMKDVQVKMNAVIEDCITSFPKQSELDSRRLVRDHSDLSNQQLADTILEKLKRKYDWVCWSVRIFSSPSGLFSNKKDIQCPTGKNRFQVPATDEKLNVMVSYSASPEPLNKAHIQQLIQGQKKLTVVGTAELLFEQLPGPCAVHTVKTCKDLACVWSFAEELHYWEEHKNFYVCVHYN; from the coding sequence ATGGCCGGCCAGCTACAGAAGATCGTAGCAGAGAAGAAGAACGTGGTAGAGACTGTAATGGAAGTGTTTGAACAGGGAGCTGAGGTGGTGGCCAGTATCGCAGGTGACCTCTTCCCTGTTTTCGCCATCGCTGCTCCCATCGTGAAATTGGCCCTGGACAATGTGGAGAGCAAGGAAGCTGCGTTCATGAAGGAGCAGTTCCAGAAAGTTCGTGAACGCCTGGAGGTGGTTTCAGAGGAGATGCAGCGTATTAACGAGGAGATCAAGAAGAGCGGAGCGGACGCTGCCTACTTTTCTGTAGAGGAGAACATCTCCAACCAGTTCCGCAAGTACATGGACATCCTCAATGCCAAACCCAAGTTTCGTGAGGTCAAGAAGAAGCTTTTCATGGAGCATTTTGTCAAAACAGGTGGCGACAAAAACCTACACACCCTCTATAGTGCCGTGACGGGAGACAACTTCTCTGGAGAGTCAGTGTTGGAAATTACTCTTAACTATGAAGAGAAAAGTCGACGCGCAATGGAAGACTTCTGTGCCAGGTTGAAGAAACTCTTTTGCATAGGCCTCATCGCTCTGATGGGCTACACCGCTCTAAAGGACTGCGATGACGAAGAGAAGCTTCTTCAAGACTGGGGTGAAAAGATGAAGGATGTACAGGTGAAAATGAATGCTGTCATTGAGGACTGCATCACCAGCTTCCCCAAGCAGTCTGAACTGGATTCCCGGAGGTTGGTTAGGGACCACTCTGACCTGAGCAACCAGCAGCTGGCAGACACCATTTTGGAGAAGCTGAAAAGAAAGTATGACTGGGTGTGCTGGTCTGTCCGTATATTCAGCTCCCCTTCGGGCCTGTTCTCCAACAAAAAAGACATCCAGTGCCCCACAGGAAAAAATCGCTTTCAGGTGCCAGCGACAGACGAGAAGCTGAACGTCATGGTCTCCTACAGTGCCTCGCCCGAGCCTCTGAACAAGGCCCACATCCAGCAGCTGATCCAGGGTCAGAAGAAACTCACCGTAGTGGGTACAGCTGAGCTCCTGTTTGAGCAGTTGCCAGGTCCATGTGCAGTCCACACGGTCAAGACTTGCAAAGACCTGGCCTGTGTCTGGAGCTTTGCCGAAGAGCTACACTACTGGGAGGAGCACAAGAACTTCTATGTTTGTGTTCACTACAATTGA